CAAATTGCTCTTCAAGGTGAGGATCAAGTGTACGGTCCTTTTGGCGATTCTCAATTTTCCTCTGAACATGGTTACTCTTCTTAGTTTCCTCGGCAGCAGCAGCTTCTCCTTCCTGTATCAACCAAGAATATCAGAATATATTGAAAGAATTCATTCAGCATTTGCAAATCATTTGGCATGTAGATACTTGGACAGTGTCATCAGAGTTCATAAATTGTAGTCATCacaaataattaacttaaacaaTTACTAATTAAGATGAATGGTATGTGTTTCAAGTACCTCAGTAGTATCCTTCTTAGCGGGCCCCTTCTTCTTCCTACCAATGTCAGCACCATAATGCTGGAGGTACCATTGTTTAAATGGTGCAGCATCAACTTGAATAATTGCACTCTTGACCAGTGTTTGTGTACGAACAAGTTCATTGTTTGAGGCATTGTAAACCACATCAAGGATACGAGTTTTACGTGTGACTGCCTCACTACCCCATGAGTAATTTCCTGTATCCAATCTCAGTGCCCTCCACTTTACATTACCACCACGCACACGGATTCGTCTGACTGTCTTGTTATTTGAGAGTTTAGTATTAGCAGGCTGGCGGCCAAGTTCATACCTTCAAATAATTCAAGGAAATGAATGGATTCAGAGAATGCAGCCAAAATACAGTGATTTAC
The nucleotide sequence above comes from Solanum pennellii chromosome 9, SPENNV200. Encoded proteins:
- the LOC107031438 gene encoding 40S ribosomal protein S8-like yields the protein MGISRDSMHKRRATGGKKKAWRKKRKYELGRQPANTKLSNNKTVRRIRVRGGNVKWRALRLDTGNYSWGSEAVTRKTRILDVVYNASNNELVRTQTLVKSAIIQVDAAPFKQWYLQHYGADIGRKKKGPAKKDTTEEGEAAAAEETKKSNHVQRKIENRQKDRTLDPHLEEQFGGGRLLACISSRPGQCGRCDGYILEGKELEFYMKKLQKKKGKSGAGAAA